A region of Shewanella psychromarinicola DNA encodes the following proteins:
- a CDS encoding transglutaminase-like cysteine peptidase, whose amino-acid sequence MASALLVSCLYAAPTQELNQQKTVSALSERYGDRAGLRANAWFKIVNDSQKLAEIEKLEKVNQFFNLFRFIDDQTLWGDSNYWASPMEFIGANGGDCEDFSIAKYFTLLQLGIPEDKLRITMVKATSLNQYHMVLAYYEKPNSIPLVLDNLDKTIKLATKRKDLLPVYSFNGQQLWLNKEKGRGVLAGSSSRLEKWTDLKLRLGVDRLRQPKLNME is encoded by the coding sequence ATGGCATCGGCCCTTTTAGTTTCATGTTTATATGCGGCACCGACTCAAGAATTAAACCAGCAAAAAACCGTTTCAGCATTGTCGGAACGTTATGGCGATAGAGCAGGATTACGAGCAAATGCTTGGTTTAAAATCGTTAATGATTCACAGAAACTTGCTGAAATAGAGAAATTAGAAAAAGTTAATCAGTTCTTTAACTTATTTCGATTCATTGATGATCAAACACTATGGGGCGATTCCAATTATTGGGCTTCGCCGATGGAGTTTATTGGGGCTAATGGGGGGGATTGTGAAGATTTTTCAATCGCGAAATACTTTACGCTTCTTCAACTTGGTATTCCTGAAGATAAACTCAGGATCACCATGGTAAAAGCAACATCGTTGAACCAGTATCATATGGTGTTAGCGTATTACGAAAAGCCTAATTCGATCCCGTTAGTGCTCGACAATTTAGATAAAACCATAAAGCTGGCAACGAAACGAAAAGATCTGCTGCCTGTTTATAGTTTTAATGGTCAACAATTATGGTTAAACAAAGAAAAAGGCCGAGGTGTGTTAGCTGGCTCATCATCACGCCTTGAAAAATGGACTGACCTTAAACTTAGATTAGGTGTAGACCGCTTACGCCAACCCAAACTCAACATGGAGTAG
- a CDS encoding OmpA family protein, whose protein sequence is MKYLMILLALITTAGCSVNDIVEPTASTPQKFDLADNDRDGVIMARERCADTIIDAAADNYGCGSIKDINERQELKILFSNNSAVIDHQYYDQIELVAKIMQTDPTTKVTIEGHTSKIGSYELNLALSQKRAKAVIEVLENTFGIDASRLDAIGYSFDRPIDNSGTPEAERRNRRVIAEVATDDTIPAMRWNIYTVDEKMEE, encoded by the coding sequence ATGAAATATCTAATGATTTTACTCGCATTGATTACAACTGCAGGTTGTTCAGTCAACGATATTGTCGAGCCTACTGCGTCTACACCACAAAAATTTGATCTTGCTGACAATGATCGTGATGGTGTGATAATGGCTCGCGAACGTTGTGCGGATACTATTATTGATGCCGCTGCAGACAACTACGGTTGTGGTAGCATAAAAGACATCAATGAACGCCAAGAGTTAAAGATTCTATTTAGCAATAATTCTGCGGTTATCGATCATCAGTATTATGATCAAATTGAACTCGTCGCTAAAATAATGCAAACCGACCCTACCACTAAGGTGACAATTGAAGGTCATACCAGCAAAATTGGAAGCTATGAGCTTAATTTAGCCTTATCTCAGAAACGTGCTAAAGCTGTCATTGAAGTGTTAGAAAACACATTTGGTATCGATGCAAGTCGTTTAGACGCCATTGGTTATAGTTTTGATCGCCCTATCGATAACAGTGGTACGCCAGAAGCCGAACGACGTAATCGTCGCGTGATCGCTGAAGTCGCAACCGATGATACCATTCCAGCAATGAGATGGAATATCTACACTGTCGACGAGAAAATGGAAGAGTGA
- a CDS encoding HlyD family type I secretion periplasmic adaptor subunit, with product MSKNLTTADLEMVDDVYGAMMTDAPSGHRLIIWSLAAMMVCFVIWAYFSELDQVTTGIGKVIPSSQIQIIQSLDGGILQNIYVQEGGMVTKGQSLARIDDTRFRSDFDQQEQEVFGLQTNIIRMRTELDSIIISDMSSDWREQVKITKQNLLFSQTIIDEEPELVKRQQEEYSIRLDNLSNQLEILVRQIQQRQQEIEELASRIGTLTTSYQLVSRELELTRPLARKGIVPEVELLKLERTVNDIQGELQSVRLLRPKVKASMDEAILKRREAVFVYATDLRAQLNEMQTKLSRMNQAQKGAFDKVSKAVITSPVIGTIKKINFNTLGGVVQPGEEIMEIVPSEDKLLIETKITPKDIAFLHPGLPAIVKVTAYDFTRYGGLKGTVEHISADTSQDEEGNSFYIVKVRTEESRLLKDNGTEMPIIPGMLTSVDVITGKKSILEYILNPILRAKDTALRER from the coding sequence ATGAGTAAGAATCTTACTACTGCAGACTTAGAAATGGTTGATGACGTTTACGGTGCCATGATGACCGATGCCCCTTCAGGACATCGTCTTATCATTTGGTCACTGGCTGCAATGATGGTGTGCTTTGTTATTTGGGCTTATTTCTCGGAATTAGATCAGGTAACAACTGGGATCGGTAAAGTTATTCCATCTTCACAAATTCAAATTATTCAAAGTTTAGATGGCGGTATTTTACAAAACATCTACGTCCAAGAAGGAGGCATGGTCACCAAAGGACAGTCTTTAGCCCGTATTGATGACACTCGATTTCGCTCTGATTTCGACCAACAAGAACAAGAAGTCTTCGGATTACAAACCAACATTATTCGGATGCGCACTGAATTAGACAGCATTATTATCTCCGATATGTCTTCAGACTGGCGCGAACAAGTCAAAATCACTAAACAAAACTTGCTCTTTTCGCAGACCATTATTGACGAGGAGCCTGAACTGGTTAAGCGTCAACAAGAAGAATATTCTATTCGGCTTGATAATTTAAGTAACCAATTAGAAATTCTGGTGCGTCAAATCCAACAACGCCAACAGGAAATTGAAGAATTAGCGTCCAGAATTGGTACCCTTACAACAAGTTACCAATTAGTATCACGCGAGCTTGAATTGACTCGGCCGCTGGCCCGTAAAGGAATTGTCCCTGAAGTTGAACTGCTCAAACTTGAGCGCACAGTGAATGATATTCAAGGTGAATTACAATCTGTGAGGCTTTTGCGGCCCAAGGTCAAAGCCTCAATGGATGAAGCCATCTTAAAACGTCGAGAAGCGGTGTTTGTTTATGCCACAGATTTACGTGCACAACTCAATGAAATGCAAACCAAATTATCTCGGATGAATCAGGCACAAAAAGGCGCGTTTGATAAAGTCAGTAAAGCCGTCATTACCTCGCCAGTTATTGGAACAATTAAAAAGATTAATTTTAATACTTTGGGTGGTGTTGTGCAGCCAGGCGAAGAGATTATGGAAATTGTGCCATCAGAAGATAAACTACTGATAGAAACTAAAATCACCCCTAAAGATATTGCTTTTTTACATCCAGGATTGCCAGCCATAGTGAAAGTTACCGCTTATGACTTCACTCGTTATGGTGGACTAAAAGGCACCGTTGAACATATTAGCGCCGATACATCACAAGATGAAGAAGGTAACAGTTTCTATATTGTAAAGGTACGAACAGAAGAATCCCGTTTATTGAAAGACAATGGCACAGAGATGCCAATAATCCCAGGGATGCTGACATCGGTCGATGTCATCACGGGAAAAAAATCCATACTTGAGTACATATTAAATCCAATTTTAAGAGCGAAAGATACCGCTCTTAGAGAGCGCTAA
- a CDS encoding sensor domain-containing phosphodiesterase → MDTDTDISHTKTSSSVEHLQKRIARLRGLAKKYKRSEIIQNALLGISNIATQVASLDDFYQRVHLNLQQLIPAENFFIASQDPKTGLTSLPFFADQQDSHPTELYPDQEISALLNSGLTGYVLRNGEPLLCDDNKFNQLIASGDIKSLGSPCHQWLGVPIKNQDVVSGVLVVQSYNEANTYGELELELMGFICHHISGVMERLQHHQQLEQAIVERTKELSQAYEKVKIEVKERVKAEKLQRTLFEIADLSASNVLQQDFYPRLHNIISQLIPAHNCFISLINDNNTLSFPFYVSQMAAEYPASRPMQDGLTEYILDHKLPQLLSAKDIAQMVDRGEIYAKSPELNKTNRMHQWIGIPLIINGDIAGALTIYSLDDDHIYQLKDLELLTFVSQHMANAIERKLATESLKNSHEQLEDKVVKRTQALAELNNNLQQEINQRRKIEDQLLHDAQHDGLTGLPNRSYLIERLSQALKHLRRHGLDQFALLFIDLDRFKVINDSFGHLEGDRFLIETAQRIKSCIRDNDTLARMGGDEFVILLDSINATEDAVEVCERILQTLSMPYQLAKQEFISGASIGVAFSGRNKLVTSESLLRDADAAMYQAKANGKGCFVIFDDKLSAQSQQQHALEIDFKKALDQQEFQIRYVEVVDFTTGEIIAIEPQVEWHHPEQGIIEHVKMKHLAVQYQLTLNLDGYMFAHLNDQFQSLKQQYGADVHFHLSICSQHIKNKFVLRNLKNTIKNSNIDLSKLMLFFNEKALVQDTENHINGFEIISQLGVLIGIDGYGTGYSSLSCLSFLPIQALKLDEDISKHLLNDKQLQLVRAYQLTAATLQFDMYATTVDTQQQVRQFLALGYVRGQGRALSKLFCEKKPYISCA, encoded by the coding sequence ATGGATACGGATACGGATATAAGTCACACAAAAACATCCTCAAGTGTTGAGCACCTACAAAAAAGGATTGCTCGCTTGAGAGGTCTGGCTAAAAAATATAAACGTTCCGAAATTATCCAAAATGCCCTCCTTGGTATTTCCAATATTGCGACGCAAGTAGCATCACTTGATGATTTTTACCAACGGGTGCATTTAAATTTACAACAACTTATTCCTGCAGAAAACTTTTTTATTGCATCGCAAGATCCCAAAACGGGATTGACCAGTTTACCTTTTTTTGCCGACCAACAAGATTCTCACCCCACAGAGCTCTATCCAGACCAAGAAATATCAGCGTTGCTTAATAGTGGCCTAACGGGTTATGTGCTTCGTAATGGTGAACCTTTATTATGTGACGATAATAAGTTTAATCAATTAATCGCCAGTGGCGACATTAAAAGCCTTGGATCGCCGTGCCATCAATGGCTCGGCGTACCCATCAAAAACCAAGATGTTGTCAGTGGCGTACTCGTAGTACAAAGTTATAACGAAGCCAATACCTATGGTGAACTTGAATTAGAACTAATGGGTTTTATATGTCACCATATTTCCGGCGTCATGGAGCGACTTCAACATCATCAACAACTTGAACAAGCCATTGTTGAACGGACCAAGGAACTCAGCCAAGCTTATGAAAAGGTTAAAATCGAAGTTAAAGAAAGGGTAAAAGCAGAAAAACTTCAACGAACGCTATTTGAAATAGCCGACCTGTCTGCATCAAATGTGCTGCAACAAGATTTTTACCCTCGTCTTCATAATATTATTAGCCAGTTAATCCCTGCACATAATTGCTTTATCTCACTGATTAACGATAATAATACGTTGTCGTTCCCGTTTTACGTGTCACAAATGGCAGCCGAATATCCCGCATCTCGCCCAATGCAGGATGGATTGACCGAGTACATTCTTGATCATAAGTTACCTCAGTTGTTATCCGCCAAAGATATTGCCCAAATGGTCGATAGAGGTGAAATCTATGCAAAATCACCAGAATTAAACAAAACCAATAGAATGCATCAATGGATAGGTATTCCATTGATCATTAATGGTGATATCGCGGGCGCGTTAACCATTTATAGCTTAGATGACGACCATATTTATCAATTGAAAGATTTAGAGCTACTGACATTTGTTTCCCAACACATGGCCAATGCTATTGAGCGTAAATTGGCGACTGAGTCGCTGAAAAATAGCCATGAGCAGTTAGAGGATAAAGTGGTTAAACGCACTCAAGCACTCGCTGAACTCAACAATAATCTTCAACAAGAGATAAATCAGCGCCGCAAAATTGAAGATCAACTGCTGCACGACGCGCAACATGATGGGCTGACGGGTTTACCTAATCGCAGCTATTTAATAGAGCGATTGTCACAAGCATTAAAACACTTGCGCCGTCATGGCTTAGATCAGTTTGCATTGTTATTTATCGATCTTGATAGATTTAAAGTGATCAATGATTCTTTTGGTCACTTAGAAGGCGATCGATTTTTAATTGAAACTGCGCAACGCATAAAGTCATGTATTCGCGACAACGATACTCTGGCACGAATGGGGGGAGATGAATTTGTCATCTTGCTTGACTCAATTAATGCTACTGAAGACGCTGTCGAAGTCTGCGAGCGTATTTTACAGACATTATCAATGCCCTATCAGCTAGCCAAACAAGAATTTATTTCTGGTGCCAGTATCGGGGTTGCATTTAGCGGGCGTAATAAATTGGTTACCAGTGAATCGCTGCTGCGTGATGCTGACGCCGCTATGTATCAAGCTAAAGCCAATGGCAAAGGCTGTTTCGTCATTTTTGATGACAAGCTCAGCGCTCAATCTCAGCAACAACATGCATTAGAAATTGATTTTAAGAAGGCTCTCGACCAGCAAGAGTTTCAGATACGCTACGTTGAAGTGGTCGACTTTACCACAGGTGAAATTATTGCTATCGAACCACAAGTTGAGTGGCATCACCCAGAACAGGGCATCATTGAACACGTAAAAATGAAACACTTAGCGGTACAATATCAACTAACGCTTAATTTAGATGGTTATATGTTTGCCCATTTAAACGATCAGTTTCAGTCGCTCAAACAACAATATGGTGCCGATGTTCATTTTCATTTATCGATTTGCAGCCAACACATTAAAAATAAATTTGTATTACGCAACCTTAAAAACACTATCAAAAACAGCAATATCGATTTAAGTAAGTTAATGTTGTTTTTCAACGAAAAAGCCTTAGTTCAAGACACTGAAAATCATATTAACGGTTTTGAGATCATCTCACAGTTAGGCGTGCTAATTGGCATTGATGGCTATGGTACAGGTTACAGCTCTCTAAGTTGTCTCAGCTTTTTACCCATTCAAGCATTGAAATTGGATGAAGACATTAGTAAACACTTACTTAATGATAAACAATTACAGTTAGTCAGGGCTTACCAACTCACCGCTGCAACCCTTCAGTTTGATATGTATGCTACTACCGTAGACACCCAGCAACAGGTTAGACAATTTTTAGCCTTGGGTTATGTCCGCGGACAAGGTCGTGCATTAAGTAAGTTATTTTGTGAAAAAAAGCCCTATATATCTTGTGCATGA
- a CDS encoding bifunctional diguanylate cyclase/phosphodiesterase — translation MTLFRQIYALLFGLFLLTIASVAYVQFSETQSFLTQQMESDLNNTSNSLGLMLTPVLEAGDDAGAETLVNVIFEGGYYQQIKLTWLVDGKQQVWNNAIRVNNVPQWFIDLNLFKTINKKTTITSGWLQLATLEITAHPGFGYHELWRTISNILILFSILFLIAIICARVGLSWILKPLNTLSVHAKKIAERQFGPDMPAPKTKELKELVNAFNSMSAQLKQVFNSLDEEVSALRKKNLVDQVSGLPNRQYMVSRVNGWLSEPSTGALYLVKMDWLEDVYSKYGFQVRDETIRILAQKLQHHQDEISSSVIARIAAYEFAFLVEDCEHDQLTKYLQSLIRTVNKEISKSGCKPNEQFYIGVAERLGQMTVSDMLAQADNALQQSIKDGKVFHWFENTQQQLFTREEWRSNLNHAIKNKKFQFRWQPIQLCARDEICQRELFCQLQIGDKTLHAGQFVPYIELLSLGTMFDRCLIETVNEHRLLERNYERVAINLTYQSISDADFHLWLKQFLRTNKYPERICFEIPEASVYSDLESCESLCKVIRDSGAHFGIDHFGRQFGSMAYLQSLRPNYVKLDQSLAYIEDNQHSSELCRALVNVAKGLDIQVIVTGIQEATQLTRFTDLRVDAYQGFIVPPVNVKL, via the coding sequence ATGACCCTGTTCAGGCAGATCTATGCGTTACTTTTCGGGCTTTTCTTGTTAACGATTGCAAGCGTAGCCTATGTACAATTTTCAGAGACTCAAAGTTTTTTAACACAACAGATGGAATCTGATCTCAATAATACCAGTAACTCATTAGGATTAATGTTAACGCCTGTTTTAGAAGCTGGTGATGATGCTGGAGCAGAAACATTAGTCAATGTTATTTTTGAGGGCGGCTATTATCAACAAATCAAATTAACTTGGTTAGTTGATGGCAAGCAGCAAGTGTGGAATAACGCTATTCGAGTAAATAATGTTCCTCAATGGTTTATCGATCTTAACTTGTTTAAAACCATTAACAAAAAAACCACTATTACCTCTGGTTGGTTACAACTTGCCACGCTGGAAATTACTGCCCACCCCGGTTTTGGTTATCATGAACTATGGCGGACCATTTCAAATATTCTGATCCTATTTTCAATTTTATTTCTCATTGCCATCATATGTGCAAGGGTGGGACTCAGTTGGATTTTAAAACCATTAAATACCCTTTCTGTACACGCAAAAAAAATTGCCGAGCGCCAATTTGGTCCCGATATGCCAGCGCCAAAAACAAAGGAACTGAAAGAGCTAGTCAATGCATTTAACAGTATGTCTGCTCAATTAAAACAAGTCTTTAACTCCCTTGACGAAGAAGTTTCCGCATTAAGAAAGAAAAATCTCGTCGATCAAGTCTCAGGACTGCCAAATAGGCAGTATATGGTCAGTCGAGTCAATGGCTGGTTAAGCGAGCCCAGTACTGGTGCGCTTTATTTAGTCAAAATGGATTGGCTAGAAGACGTTTATAGCAAATACGGTTTCCAAGTTCGCGATGAGACCATTCGTATTCTGGCTCAGAAATTACAGCATCACCAGGATGAAATATCCTCCTCTGTTATCGCTCGTATTGCTGCGTATGAATTCGCCTTCCTTGTTGAAGATTGTGAACATGATCAACTGACGAAGTATTTACAAAGCCTAATACGTACTGTTAATAAAGAAATATCTAAATCTGGCTGTAAACCAAACGAACAGTTTTATATTGGTGTAGCAGAGCGCCTAGGGCAAATGACAGTATCAGATATGTTGGCACAAGCAGATAACGCACTCCAACAGTCCATTAAAGACGGCAAAGTGTTTCATTGGTTTGAAAATACTCAACAGCAACTGTTTACCCGAGAGGAATGGCGCAGTAATTTAAATCACGCGATAAAGAACAAAAAATTCCAATTCCGTTGGCAGCCTATTCAGCTTTGTGCCAGAGATGAAATTTGTCAGCGTGAGCTTTTTTGCCAACTGCAAATAGGTGACAAGACCCTCCATGCAGGACAATTTGTACCCTACATAGAGTTACTATCATTAGGTACAATGTTTGATCGCTGTTTGATAGAAACCGTCAATGAACATCGTTTACTTGAACGTAATTATGAACGAGTCGCCATCAATCTGACTTATCAAAGTATTAGCGATGCTGATTTTCATCTTTGGCTAAAACAGTTCCTTCGAACCAATAAATACCCTGAGCGTATTTGCTTTGAAATCCCCGAAGCGAGTGTGTATAGCGATTTAGAATCCTGTGAAAGTCTGTGTAAAGTCATTCGAGACTCTGGCGCTCACTTTGGTATAGACCATTTTGGTCGCCAATTTGGTTCAATGGCCTACTTGCAAAGCTTGCGACCAAACTATGTCAAACTTGACCAGTCACTGGCTTATATTGAAGATAATCAACACAGCAGTGAATTATGCCGCGCTTTAGTCAATGTCGCTAAAGGGTTAGATATTCAAGTGATCGTGACAGGAATCCAAGAAGCAACCCAATTGACAAGATTTACTGATCTCAGAGTCGATGCTTATCAAGGCTTTATTGTACCGCCAGTCAATGTGAAGTTATAA
- a CDS encoding type I secretion system permease/ATPase, translating into MPNLASNTSEQWTISASQRVTVDPLLDCLVLLTEHFGSPCSIDSLAAGLPLSGAVITPDLIPQAAARAGLSAKLSRKDLNQISEILLPCILLLKDKKACILRQIDLEQDKVIIQLPETGGEQTLTIEGLETLYVGYLFLVKQDYRGDKSFDVHLHDSSTHWLMQSIKDSAPIYRDALIASVLVNLFALVSPLFIMNVYDKVVPNLAFESLWVLAIGAGIAYIFDFIMRQLRSYLIDIAGKKVDIIVSSKLFAKAIGIPLSKRSPSVGGMARQLGEFDSIREFLTSATITTLVDLPFALLFVFIIYIVAGDLAIIPVIGSLIIIAVTFYIQPKLKLAIEESNRFSSLKHGHLIESLTALESIKANGAEGLVQKSWQQMIGHTANWQLKTKKLSNYVSHIANFMVQLTVVLVVVLGVYRLAENEISMGGIIAAVMLSSRAIAPMAQLAGLITRGNHTMSSLRQLDAIMEQEDEFEDKGNLASKERFMGKIEADNISFSFPGSEKPSLHPLSISINPGERIAIIGRNGSGKSTLAKLLLGLYKPTQGSLRYDGLDAGQIHPSDLRRNFGYLPQDVTLFHGTIRDNILFGSRQVTEHQLIRAIQLSGVSMFTNLESEGLDQQVGEGGLSLSRGQRQTVALARATLNDPSILLMDEPTASLDARAEKQFIRSMQLVSRDRTLLLITHKMHLLNLVDRIIVLERGHVVEDGPKEEVLAKLNSGTISGVQNS; encoded by the coding sequence GTGCCTAACCTTGCGTCTAACACAAGTGAGCAGTGGACCATTTCTGCTTCCCAACGGGTAACGGTCGATCCTTTACTCGACTGTTTAGTTTTATTAACTGAGCATTTTGGAAGCCCTTGCTCAATAGATTCCCTTGCGGCAGGTCTTCCGCTATCTGGTGCCGTCATCACACCCGACTTAATCCCTCAAGCAGCGGCTCGAGCTGGACTATCAGCTAAATTATCACGTAAAGATTTGAATCAGATTTCTGAAATATTATTACCTTGTATCTTGTTATTAAAAGATAAAAAGGCCTGTATTCTTCGACAAATCGATCTAGAGCAAGACAAAGTCATTATTCAATTACCCGAAACGGGCGGCGAACAAACCCTGACAATTGAAGGGTTAGAAACCTTATACGTCGGCTATTTATTTCTAGTTAAACAAGATTATCGCGGTGATAAAAGTTTTGATGTTCACCTGCATGACAGCAGTACACATTGGCTAATGCAAAGTATCAAAGACTCTGCCCCCATTTACCGAGATGCCCTTATAGCCTCAGTATTAGTTAATCTGTTTGCATTGGTTTCACCACTATTCATTATGAATGTCTATGACAAAGTAGTACCCAATCTTGCATTTGAATCACTTTGGGTTTTAGCTATAGGGGCAGGCATCGCCTATATATTTGACTTTATCATGCGTCAGTTACGCAGCTATTTAATCGATATTGCAGGCAAAAAAGTCGACATTATTGTTTCTTCAAAATTATTTGCCAAAGCTATTGGTATTCCGTTATCAAAACGTTCACCCAGTGTTGGTGGCATGGCCAGACAATTAGGTGAGTTTGACAGTATTCGAGAGTTTTTAACCTCAGCAACCATCACCACACTCGTTGACCTGCCATTTGCATTGCTATTCGTGTTCATCATTTATATTGTTGCTGGCGATTTAGCCATTATTCCAGTGATTGGCAGCCTAATTATTATTGCAGTAACCTTTTATATACAACCTAAACTAAAACTGGCAATTGAAGAAAGTAATCGCTTTTCAAGTTTAAAACATGGTCATTTGATTGAAAGTTTAACCGCATTAGAATCAATTAAAGCCAACGGTGCCGAAGGATTAGTACAAAAAAGCTGGCAACAAATGATCGGCCATACCGCCAATTGGCAACTAAAAACCAAAAAACTGTCTAATTATGTCAGTCATATTGCTAATTTTATGGTGCAATTAACTGTTGTGCTCGTCGTGGTATTGGGCGTATATCGATTAGCTGAAAACGAAATATCCATGGGTGGGATTATTGCCGCGGTCATGCTATCAAGCCGAGCCATCGCCCCCATGGCTCAATTAGCTGGGTTAATTACCCGTGGCAATCATACAATGAGTTCACTGCGCCAATTAGACGCGATTATGGAACAAGAAGATGAGTTTGAAGACAAAGGGAACCTAGCAAGCAAAGAACGATTTATGGGGAAAATAGAGGCTGATAATATCAGTTTTAGCTTTCCTGGTTCCGAAAAGCCCAGCTTACATCCTTTATCAATAAGTATTAATCCTGGTGAACGTATCGCCATTATTGGCCGTAATGGCTCAGGTAAAAGTACCTTAGCCAAATTACTACTAGGATTATACAAACCGACTCAAGGCAGCCTGCGCTATGACGGCCTAGATGCAGGACAAATTCACCCTAGTGATCTTAGACGTAACTTTGGCTATCTACCTCAAGACGTCACCTTGTTTCACGGTACGATCCGCGACAATATTTTATTCGGCTCTCGTCAAGTGACTGAACATCAATTAATAAGAGCTATCCAGCTTTCTGGTGTGAGTATGTTTACTAACCTAGAATCAGAAGGTTTAGATCAACAAGTTGGCGAGGGAGGCTTGTCATTGAGCCGAGGTCAACGACAAACGGTAGCCTTAGCCAGAGCAACATTAAATGACCCATCCATATTATTAATGGATGAACCTACAGCAAGCCTTGACGCCCGAGCAGAAAAACAGTTTATTCGCTCAATGCAACTTGTTAGTCGCGATAGAACATTATTACTCATTACCCATAAGATGCATTTATTAAATCTAGTCGATCGTATTATTGTGCTCGAACGGGGTCATGTGGTGGAAGATGGTCCTAAAGAAGAAGTTCTGGCTAAACTTAATTCTGGGACAATTTCTGGAGTCCAAAACTCATGA
- a CDS encoding TolC family outer membrane protein, which yields MITIINQQKKLSMIALALSISIAPAVSSQTLEQAVAHTLDTNPDLRIAFNRFKAREEQVNQAEAGYMPTLDISAGYGWEQTDSPSTRRKAGQGDVDNDGMIDLERGEAGFSIKQMLFDGFYTSSEVDRYSFEASADQWALFSAAEDIALDVAKVYLNYIRSEQVLLLSEKNLASHKEIYDQIKQRTDSGLGSIADLSQITGRLARANANVISAKNNLKDTRATFIRIVEAQPDDLILPVPDADMLPESLEQGLMSAKSKHPVLKSAANDINAAKKERSSAKANYFPQLSLELNGNWNNDTDGEDGYSTFNNQNVNGYNNDLVAMVRVKYNLFSGGKDVSRDRETAYKINEAKEIQQRAYRQVVEGVSLAWNAYEMLAPQKQFIREHVVAAKQTQVAYEQQFNLGQRTLLDLLDTENELFEARKDYLKTEYDEIAARYRVLNSTGDLLDSLRVTRPGEWRGEQDYEGGVK from the coding sequence ATGATAACTATTATAAATCAGCAAAAAAAGCTGAGTATGATTGCATTGGCTTTATCAATATCGATAGCGCCAGCAGTCTCAAGCCAAACACTTGAGCAAGCAGTTGCACATACGCTAGACACAAACCCAGATTTACGTATCGCTTTTAATCGTTTTAAAGCGCGCGAAGAGCAAGTTAATCAGGCTGAAGCTGGCTACATGCCAACCTTAGATATTTCTGCTGGCTATGGCTGGGAGCAAACCGATAGCCCTTCGACTCGGCGTAAAGCAGGTCAAGGAGATGTAGATAATGACGGTATGATTGATTTAGAACGTGGCGAAGCCGGTTTTAGTATCAAACAAATGCTATTTGATGGTTTTTATACCAGTAGCGAAGTCGATCGTTATTCGTTTGAAGCCAGTGCTGATCAGTGGGCATTATTTTCCGCCGCTGAAGATATTGCATTGGATGTTGCAAAAGTCTACTTAAACTACATCCGCAGTGAACAAGTATTACTGCTATCAGAGAAAAACCTCGCCAGTCATAAAGAGATTTATGATCAAATAAAACAGCGCACAGATTCTGGATTAGGATCGATAGCAGATTTATCGCAAATCACTGGTCGCCTTGCCCGCGCAAACGCCAATGTGATTTCAGCTAAAAATAATTTAAAAGATACTCGTGCAACCTTTATCAGAATTGTTGAAGCACAGCCTGACGACTTAATCCTGCCAGTGCCTGATGCCGATATGCTCCCGGAAAGCTTAGAACAAGGGCTCATGTCAGCAAAATCGAAACACCCTGTGTTAAAGTCAGCAGCAAATGACATTAATGCCGCTAAAAAAGAGCGTAGCTCAGCCAAAGCCAACTATTTTCCACAATTAAGTCTAGAGCTTAATGGTAACTGGAATAATGATACTGACGGCGAAGACGGCTACAGCACATTTAATAACCAAAATGTTAACGGCTATAACAATGATTTAGTTGCTATGGTTCGGGTTAAATATAACCTTTTTTCTGGTGGCAAAGATGTCTCTAGAGATAGAGAAACGGCCTATAAAATTAACGAAGCTAAAGAGATCCAACAACGTGCTTATCGTCAAGTGGTTGAAGGTGTTTCTCTCGCTTGGAATGCCTATGAAATGCTCGCCCCACAAAAACAATTTATACGTGAACACGTTGTGGCGGCAAAACAGACTCAAGTGGCTTATGAGCAACAATTTAACTTAGGTCAACGTACCCTTCTGGATTTACTCGATACTGAGAATGAACTATTTGAAGCGCGCAAAGATTACTTGAAAACCGAGTATGACGAAATTGCGGCTCGCTATAGAGTACTCAATTCGACTGGCGATCTACTCGACTCACTTCGAGTAACACGTCCAGGAGAATGGCGTGGTGAGCAAGATTATGAGGGAGGTGTTAAGTAA